The DNA segment CTAACGGCAAACACCCAAATGATGCGCGATAATAATATCTTGGATAAATTTCCAGAAGTCATCCTTGCTATGCGCGAAGTCGTGCAAAAAGGCGGCTACGGCACGAGCGTGACGCCGGTGAGTCAGTTTTATTTCCAGCAGGCGTTTAATAACGTGATGTTCGGTCCATGGAAAAAGATCGCCGAGGGCTACGGCAAAATGGTGCTAGGGTACTTCGGCAAGACGCCCGTAGAGCCCGATAAGAGCGTAGTTAAGCTAGCTAGCGAGCAGTTAAGCTTAAAACCGACCAAAGAACACGCCATGGATATCGCGGATAAAGACGAGAGCAAGTCGCTTAAATTTACGCGCGAGCTGCTTAAAAAAGAGGGTATCGAGCCTAGCGAGGAAAATATCTTTATCGCTGCGGCGTGTAAAGAAAAGGGCATCGCATTTTTAAAAGGCGAAGGCAAGGTAAATATCCGCAAAAAATCGACAAATGCATGCGAAACGAGCGCGCCGAGCACCCGCGCGAAAACTCCGATAAACGAAAAATACAGCGTCACCGTAAACGGCAAAAAATTTGACGTCGAGGTCGCGGACGCTGAGGGCAAGGCCGAGATAAAAAGCGTAAAACCGGCAAGCGTAGCGCACATGCCACCTCCGGAGCTCTCGCCAGCTAAAACGACCGGCGGTAGCGGCGAACCGGTAAAAAGCACGCTTCCTGGAAACGTGTTTAAAATCCTAGTCGCAGTGGGCGATAGCGTGAAAAAGGGACAAAGGATGTTCGTGCTAGAGGCCATGAAGATGGAAATAGACGTAAACGCTCCAAAAGACGGGCTAGTGACGTCTATAGAGGTACAGCAAGGACAAACCGTAGCAAACGGTCAAATTTTAGCGAAAATTTAATCCAAAAAAAGGAAGAAAAATGGTAAATGAAATAGAAAAATTAGGTCTTAAAGACATCAAAAAAATCAACCACAACCTAAGCTACGACGAGCTTTTCGAGCTTGAAAAAGCGATGAATGAAGGACGCGTATCAAGCAACGGCACTTTTATGGTCGATACCGGCATCTTTACGGGTCGCAGCCCAAAGGATAAGTACTTCGTAAAGCAAGACCCAAGCCAAAAATACATCGCTTGGGGCAAGGTAAATCAGCCTATCTCAAAAGAGCTTTTCGATAAGCTTTTAGCTAAAGCCAAAGCCCAGCTAAGCGGCAAGGAAATCTTTATCCAAGACGCATTTTGCGGCGCGAGCGAAAAGAGCAAAAAATCAGTTCGCTTCGTGACCGAAGTCGCGTGGCAGGCGCATTTTGTAAAAAATATGTTCATCCGCCCAAGCGAGGCGGAGCTAGCTAAATTTAGCCCCGATTTCGTCGTCTATAACGCGTGCAAATGCAAAAACGAAGAGTGCAAAGAGCAGGGGCTAAACTCCGATGTTTTCGTTATCTTTAACGTCGAGGAAAACGTCGCCGTTATCGGCGGCACCTGGTACGGCGGCGAGATGAAAAAAGGCATTTTTTCTATGATGAACTACTGGCTGCCGCTCGAGGGCAAGCTAAGTATGCACTGCTCGGCAAACGTGGGCAAAGAAGGTGACACGGCGCTATTTTTCGGCCTAAGCGGTACGGGCAAAACGACGCTCTCGACCGATCCAAATCGCAAGCTAATCGGCGACGATGAGCACGGCTGGGACGATGAGGGTATATTTAACTTTGAGGGCGGCTGCTACGCGAAGTGCATAAATTTAGACCCGAGCAGCGAGCCTGAAATTTACGCTGCGATCAAACGCGACGCGCTGCTTGAAAACGTGGTCGCGGACGAGGCGGGCGTCGTGGACTACAAAGACGGTAGCAAGACCGAAAACACCCGCGTCAGCTACCCGATCTATCATATTGATAACTACGAGCCAAGCTCCGCGGGCGGTCATCCGAAAAACATCATCTTCCTAACTGCCGACGCATTCGGCGTTTTGCCGCCGGTCGCAAAACTAACCAAAGAGCAGGCGATGTATTATTTCCTAAGCGGCTATACGGCAAAAGTCGCGGGCACCGAGCGCGGTATCACCGAGCCCGTGGCGACATTTAGCGCGTGCTTTGGCGAGCCGTTTATGCCGCTACATCCGACCGTCTACGCTAAGCTGCTGGGCGAAAAGATCGACAAACATAACGTTAGCGTCTATCTGGTAAATACAGGCTGGAGCGGCGGCGCATACGGCGTGGGCAAGCGAATGAGTATAAAAGCCACTCGCGCGTGCATAAATGCGATCCTGGACGGCAGCATCAAAAAGTGCGAATTTGAAAATTTCGAGAAATTTAACCTAGCGATCCCAAAAGAGCTCGCAGGCGTCGAGACAAAGCTGCTAAATCCTATCAACACATGGGAAAACAAGGACGAATACGTCGCGACTCGCGATAAACTAGCGAGCATGTTTGAGGCGAATTTCAAACGCTACGAGGACGTAAAAGAGGGCGTGGAATACGCAAAAGCCGGCCCTAAGGCTTAAATTTAAAGGGCGCTGGTTGAAAATTTACTCTGTAAAACGCGGGCTTAAATTTAGCCTTTTAGCCTGCGCCTTTTTTTTCTCGGGTTGCGATATCTTTGGCGGGCAGGGTAAAGACTCCGCGCTAAAGTCCGCCAAGCAGCCCGAGTTTTCTTTCGTTCCCGACTCAGACGCGGTCGCGTATCTAAACGAGTACCGCCGAGGCTCCGGACTCTCTGGTCTAAAACCAAATCAAATTTTAAGCCAAGCCGCCAAAAATCACGCCGACTATAGCGCCCAAAACGAATACATGGGGCACGACGAGACGGCCGGACGGGCGAAATTTAGCGGCGCGACTCCGGCCGACAGAGCTCTAGCCGTGGGCTACAAATCAACTCTAGTGCTTGAAAACATCGCTTATAAAAGCGACTTTAAAGAGGCGGTGGACGGGCTGTTTTCGGCGATCTATCACCGATTTGCGTTTTTAAATTTGAGCGTCGATGAGGTCGGCTACGCGCTCGCGTCCAAGGATAAATTTAACGCCTTCGTCTTTGAAATGGGTAACTCTAGGCTTAACGCCTTTTGCGCTATGGGTGCGAGCGATACGGGCGCGGGGCGGTTTTATACAAATGTCTGCGCCGATAAAAATCTAAAAATCAAAGACGCCAAATTTGACAACTTCACGGGCGCGATGAAGCCCTACGTCAAATTTCCGGACGCCACCGCGGTGACGCCCTATTTTAGCGGCGAGATTCCAGATCCCTTCCCTGAGTGCAAGATCACGGCAAATCCCGTCAGTATCGAGTTTAACGCAAACGCGGGCGAGGTAAAATTTAAAGATTTCGAGATATTTAAAGACGGGCGAAAGATCCAAAATTTGCACATCATCACGAGCGCCAACGACATAAACTCCAAATTTTCGTCCAAACAGTTTGCGGCTTTTCCGCGAGAGGTTTTTGACTTTGGCGCGCAGTATGAGGCGGTTTTTAGCTATGAGCAAGCAGGCGCGCGAAATCAAAGCGTGCAAAATGCGGGCTCGCAGGTAAAGCAGATAAAATGGAGCTTTAAAACCAAAACTCCTCAAAATCCGTATTTCGACGCGCGCGACGGCGACGTGCTGGGCGTGGATGCGGACAAGACCTACGAGATATTTTTCCGCCCCAAAGACTGCAACGACCTCATGACGCGCTACTCATATAAGGCTTCGGGCTTTATGACGCCTACGGTCGCGCAAAGCGGCACAAACACGCTAAGCGTAAAGCTAAAAGGCATGGCGGGCGATACGCTAAGCATAGTCGCGGGCGGCATGAGCGTCAAGGTGCGGCTCAAAACCAGCTCGCCAGAAGCCGTGCGCGAGAGGAGGGCGTTTTACGTCAAGGCTGGGCTGATGATCGCCGGCGTGATCGTAGTTTTTGCGCTAATTGGCAGAAAGATGAGGCGGTAAATTTACACCGCTTTTTTGGGGATTGGGCCATCAAATTTGAGCTTTGGGCGGCAAGTTTTGCTTTGTAAATTTAACGACGCAAGAGGCAAAATGAATTTCCTTGCAAATTTGACGACCGCCCGCCTGCAGACATCGTTTTGATTAAATTTGATAATGCTTAAGGCGCGATAATTTAGCTTTTTTCTAAATGGTGCATTTTGTTTGAGTTTTTGCCGTCTGCTGCTCGTCTAAAGCTTATAACTACGCACGGTTGTGCTGGTAAACGTTATGCGTCTTAAATTTGACGGCTCATTTACCTGCAAGGTCGTCAAGCGTATATTTTAAATTTCATCCCTGTTTATCTCACCCGCAAGTTTTAAAATTTTAGCCTGTACCGCTTCAGGAGCGTAGATATCCATCCACTCTATCCCGTTTGATGCGCTAAAAAGTACGGCTATCTGTCCCTCGCTCATCGCGCGCTTAGCAAGCTTGGTCGCCGCGGGGCTGTTACCCATATTTGGCGTCTCGTCTATGCTTATCTCGGCGCAGCGGCGCAAAATAGGCGCCAAATCAAACTCTCCCTCGAACAAAATAATAACCGAGCCGCGCCTAAAGCTGCAAGCGTTCCAAAAGATTTCGGCGCCGTTTACGCATTCGCGCGAGAGATCGAGGCGAAATTTGCCCCGCTCGCGCACGAGAAAACTAAACTCGCTCAAGTTTAGCGGGTGCTCCACGCTACCGAAAGCTCCCACGATGCTATCTTTGCGGCCGTTATAGACGTAGGCGGCGAGTGCGTTTTGCAGTAGCGGCGCGATGATCTGCTCATGCGCGCTCGTGTGATCGTCATCTCTGGCGCGGCCTGCGATCTTTACGAAAAACGGTTTGAAATACTCCATAAACGCTCCTTAAGCTTATAAAATTTACTCGTTTTTGCTTTTAAATTTAATGCTCGCGGCGGTTAAATTTAGCCTGCCGTCGCCGCATTTTCGGCTCGTTTTCAGCCGCCGCCGTTTTTAAAATTTACGCAGGCTTTGGCGCGTAAAATTTCAGACGCCGTTTTTCTAAATTTAGCGCGCTCTTAAACGCCGCGCATCTAAATTTACCGCCCCAAAATTTTAAATTTATCGCCGTGCACCGCGATCGCCTCGGCGTTATTTATCGGCGCCAAATTTAGCTTACCGTCGTAAGCTTTTAAAATTTCGGCTGTGCTTTGCACGAAGGGCTCCTCGCCGTAGTGCGATACGGGGTAAAATTTCACCAGATCAAGCCCTGTTTGCGCCCCAGCCCCGTAGTCGCCCGCATCGTCCATCGCGCTCGCATACTCCACGCTGGGTACGGCGATCATCGCACCCGCCGACTCGCCCACGCACACGAGCTCGCCGCTTACGTAAAGCACCTGCGCCGCGCCGATCTTTGCCTTCGCTTCGTCCTCGCTCGCTTTGGAAACGTCTAAAATTTGAACCTCAAAGCCCATTTTGACAAACGCCTCTTTCGCCTCGTCCACGTAGTCTCGGTACTCCTCTACGTTTGCGGCGGTCGGGATGAAAAGCACCTCCTTAGCGCGGATATTTTGCTCGGCAAAATCCTCAAAAAGCGTCGCCGCGCCCGCAAAATACGAACACAAAAACATCTCTATCATCGTTTTTCCTTTCAAAAGGCCGAAATTTTGCGCTATTTTAGCTTAAATTTTATAAGTCGCAGTGCCGTAAAAACGCCGTTTCTACGCATTAAAAGAAGTAAAATTTTAATCTATTTTTAGTAAAATTTAATCTTATTATAACATATTTTTTAAAATAAGATGTCTAATATTAAATTTTAAATGACGACGTCATTTAAAAAAACTGCCCTTTGTTTAACTTCTTTTGGCAGATACTTCGCATAGGAACGATAAGTCTCGTTCAAATCCTTATGACCCATCATTTTGCAACCCACCCACATAGGCTCCTCGCCGCGACTTAGCATGACGGAAGCAAATGAATGTCTAGTATCGTAAAGCCTACGAGTATTATAGCCAAGTTTTGCTTGCAAATCATTAAATTTAAGTCGCATCATAGACCGAGAAAGCCTAAAAATCCGCTGACCTTTGTCGCTGCTATCAAGCTTTATAAGCTCATTATAGACGATTTGCAGCATATCGATCGTGCGGTTGCTAGATTTAGTTTTGGGCGAATCCACGATGCCGACGTCCGAAAGCGTTTTATTTATCCGGATTTGCCTATTTTCAAAGTCGAGATCGCCGAAAGTAAGAGCTAAAATTTCACCGGTTCTAGCACCGGTAAAGAACGCCACGACCAAAAACAGCCGCAGCTCGTCGTCGGCATTTTTAATGAGTTCTAAAATTTCATCAAGGCTAAACGGTGGAAATTTTTCATCCTCTAATTCATCGAGATGCTGCTTAAATCTAGGAATAAAAAACGGATTTTTGGAGATTATGTCATTATTTACGGCATATCGAAAAACCATCTTAAAAAAGGAGCAGTAGCCGCTAATGGAGCTATCTTTTAATCCTTTATCCTTGCAAAATTTAACGAATTCTACGCTGTGATGCCTCTCAAAGTCGGCTAGGTAAAAAATACCATTAGAGCTTAAAAATTCTGTGATCGTATGGCTCATAATCACGTAAAGTCGCCTAGTTTTATCCTTTAAAAAGGACTTCTCGGCAAGGAGGCGATCGATCACGCTATCAAAGCTAAACTCGCTAGAATTTTTAGTAGCGCCGGCGTCTTTCTCCCCTTTTCTAAGGAGCCTGTCGGTCTGCAAGTCCTCGAGCTCGCGATACCGGCGTTTAGCCTCCGCGATATCGGATTTAGAGCCGAGAAATAAATCATAATTTTTACGAACGAAATCAAACGCCAGAGGCGATTTTTTAAGACCCGTAGCACGGCGAATTCTAACGCCGTCCCTTTGGCAATCGATATAAAAACGTCCGTGCTGCACATAGATATTTTTATTTTTTTCTAAATTTTTCATACGAGTAACTTTATCAAAATTTAATTAAAAGTAAGCGAAAAGTAGCCGTCTTTAAGGTTAAAATTTTTTGAAGTAAAAATTTTTTGCTTAAAGTGCGATTTTACGGAGCTTGAAATTCTTAAAATTGACAAAAAAGCGGTTAAGAAAAGCGATTTTTTACAAAATGCCTCGAATAATTTTTAAGATTAGTAGCTAGAAAGTATATTAAAACAAAGAGATATAGGATACTTAATGGCCTAATGAAAAATTAAATAAAAAGTTTAAGTTTTTACAAAATGCCTCGCCTCCTACCTATATGTAAAAAACAAATTTAAAAAATGGAAAAAATAAAATTTAGATAGAGTCTGTGTTGCTGAAAATTTAAATTTTTAGAATTTTTAAATTTTAATTAAATTTTAGATAACTTAAATTTTTCTTAAAAATATATTTATATAAACAGAAAAGAAATTTTAAAAATTAATAGTTAATGCGGCGAGAAAATTTTAAATTTGAAGCTGGATTTTTAAATTTTAAATCAGTTAGGCCTTTAAAACGATTTTAAAGGCTATTAAAGCCGCATAGATAAAAAAATAAGAAAAGAATAGGGAAAAAGCTTATTTTTGATTGTAGAGCATTTAAAAGGCATTTGTGAGCATTTTTGAATTTTAGTATTTTTTATATATCACTTTTTAAAAGTTTTTTAAATTTAACAAATGATAGACTGCTGAAAAATAATCTATCAAAAGGATTTAAGGTGGCAGAAGAGCTGACGCAAGAGCAAATGGCCGAATGGGCATATCTAAGCGAGAATGAACAGACGCTCATGGCTTCAAACATACGCAAAGGGGAAGAAAACGAGCCGCAAACGCAAAACAAAGATATGTACGATACCAGAAACAAGATTTTAGATTGCCAGCAGGCCATAGCAAACACCGGATTATTCAAAAGCAATGAAACGAGCGCGGTAGCTTGCGTAAGAGAGTTTTATACCGCATATGGAACGGACGACGATAGTAAGGTTCAAGAAGCGATCAACGATATTTATAAAACTAATATGAGTCTAAGGGATGTGACCGAAATAAAAGAGCTCACCCTAAGAGAAATGAATATGGATTTAAAAGAGGACTTCGACAACGGCAAAGAATATACGATACGAGATATTAACAAGAAATTTACCTATGAAGTAACGGGAGCGGCAAATTTAAGCAAAGACGCACAGCAAGCCGTAGAAATACTAGGCGAAAAAGAGCTGGTAGACGCGAAAGTTGAAGAAAAGCAGCAGGAGTTAGACGAATTTAAAAGCCCGAAAGCAAAAAGAGAGTTCGTAAAAGATAGATTAGACGGCGTAGAAAAAAATGAGTCCTTAAAAGAGAGTCTGCAAATTTTAAAAGAGAAAGAAAAAATAGAAGAGCAAATCAAGGCAAAAGAGGAGCAGATCGCCAAAAAGGAAAAAGGGGAAGAAAAAGAGCCAAGCCCCAAGCAAAACGAGCCTCAGCCGAGCAAAGAAAGCGGTGCGGAGCAAGAGGACTGGAACAAGCGAGCTGACGAGCTAGAGATGCAGCACGAAAAGGAGCTCGAAGATCTCAAAGATCAGCAATCAAAGCTTGAAGCGAATTTTCAAAAATCGATCGACAACCTCATGAATAGCGACGGGATAAACAACATTATAACCGCGCTGCAAGAGATGGACAGAAGCCTTGAAATGATGCTTAAGCAAGGCAAGGAAGAAAGCATCGCAAAAGATCGTCAGCGCCAAGAAAAGCTTGATCTAGCCTTTGACAGCCCAAAATTTAAAGAGGCAGTGGGCGATCTGGTAAAGGACGTATATGCGCAACGCAAAAAGGTCAAAGGCGGTTTTAAAGAGATGGAAAACGAGCGAGCCAATTACGCCAAATTGCAAACGACCTACGAAAAGGAAGCCAAAAAAGGGCTTGACGTCAAAGGATACGAAAAGCTAAAAAAGATGATGGGCGACATCGAAAAAGAAACGCCGAATTTTAAGGACAGCTACCCTAAATTTTATCAAAAGGTAAATGATACGCTAGCACAGACCAAGGATAAAATTTTAAACAAGGCCAAAGGGCAAGAAAATGAAAACGACAGAGGCAGGAGCCTATAATGAATAATATAACGCCAAAACAAAGAAGAAACGTCATCGAGGGCGACTTGGAAAATTACGTCAAAAGCGAAAACGATTTTTTGAGCCTTAGGAAGAGCTTTATAGATTTAAATTTTAGCCTAGCCCTAGCGTGCGAACATGACGAACAAAGGGCTAAAAAATACCTAGACGCAGCCAAAGAGATACAAGGACTGGAAGATAAGCAAGACGAGAGAGGAAAGTGGGAAATAAACGAAGATAACAACAAAAAAGTGATGATCCCACACAAGGATGATGAAAAATTTCAAAACAAATTCGAAAAAGAAAACCCAGTCCTTTTCAGACAACTACAAAACGAGCTAGAGCTCATGAATAACGAAGCGAGGCTGTATGAAAAAATCAAGGACAACAAGGATAAAGGCATAGATAAATTAACGCCGCTTTACGTAGAGCTGCAAGAGGGGCAAATCGACGTAAAAAGAAAATACGGAGACGAGGTGGGCAAACCGATAGATGCGGATAGATTTAGGTACAGCTATCCGAATGCTACCAAAATGCTAGAACAAACCATCGAAAAATGGGCTGAAAAGGAAACTAAAAAAGAAAATACCGAGCAGAGAGGAAGAGAGATATGAAGAAAACATTAATATCTATCGGTGCGGCAACGGCGCTATTTTTTAGCAGCGCAAACGCAGGAGGCGTTCCGGTCATAGACGTGGCCGCGATAGCGCAAGCGGTGGTGGGTTACACCCAAACCCTAAAAGACTATGCCGAGCAAATCAGACAGTACGAGCAAATGGTCAAAGATACGCTAAATTTTGAAAAGCAAATGGCCGAGCTTGGCGTAGATATGAATAGTATCTACGATATACTAGGCGACGCGCAAAGTATGATCAGCCAAATGCAAAGCATCTACGACAACGTCAAAAATATCCCCAATGACGTAATGGGCGATATAGCAAGAGTACAAAATGCATGCTCGTTTTTGGAGAACAATAGCCAATTTTTCGGAATGACACTAGGAAAAACCAAAAGTTCAATCAAGAGCAAGGTCAATCGCTGCACCTACGCATTGCGAGACGGCGCAAATTTAAGCAAAAGCATAGACGAGCTGACCGAGCAGATGAATAAAGCCGTCGATCCTATCCAAAGAGCGAACTATCAAGCGCAAATCAACAACATAAAAAACGCCGAGAAATTTCTGCAAGAAAGGGATAATATCGAGAAAACAAACGCCCTGTTAGCCTTTGAAGATACGTTTCATAGCGACGATAAGACCAATCCTTACTCAAAAGCGAAAATGAACGACGATTTAAAGCAGCTTTCAAAGCAGCTAAGCAAGTCAAACAACCAAAAGCAAGCTCAAGCCCTCACGAACTCGATACTGCTTAAAATTTTAGAAAATTTACAGCACCAATACGAGCTGAATATCAACTACACCAGCACGATGGCGACCGGCAAGCAATTAAGCGAGAGTGGCAGCAATAAAAATTTAACCGAAGAGAGCTTTAATCAGTCGGTCGTAGAATACAAGCGCAACGACGCCATATTTGAGCCCGAAACCAAGCAGCTTCCGAAAGACGAGCTGGGATTACCTAAATTCGTATATTTCAAATAAAGGGGAAAGAATGAAAAAACTAGTTTTTAGTTTGATCGTAGGCGCAATTTTTGCAGCAAGCGGCGCGACCGCAAAAGAGACGAGTGCAAAGGATACGGCGACGAAGGCGTCCGCTCCAAAAGAGTTCGGCGACGTGTTTACCGGCGATAAGAAGCTGGCATGCGAAGCGGTGCTATGCCTCGCGAGCGCTACGCGTCCGCCGGAATGCGCCCCAAGCCTTAAAAAGTACTATTCGATTACGGCTAAAAAGGCGCACAAGCAGGCTCAAAAAAGAAAAGCATTTTTGGATCTGTGTCCAAGATGAAAGAAAATCTAGTCGAGCTTGCACTTGACGAAATTTTAAAAAACAACGGCTACTTTGAAAAAAGAGACAAAAGTAGCCGGAACTATAAAACGCTTACGAACGACTATGGCGATACGATAGTCATATCGCGCCAATCAAACGGCCACTACTTATATTTTAATCCAAACGATAGCACCGATCGGGGCAATATTTACAGCTTCGCTAAAAATCGCGGAGTAGAAGTAAAAGATTTAATAGACGAAGACAAAATAAAAGATATAAAAGAATTACAAAACAATACTATATACAAAGCAACTACTAAAAAAATCGATAATGAAATAATAGAAAAATTTAAAAAATTAGATAAGACGAGCAAAAATT comes from the Campylobacter rectus genome and includes:
- the pckA gene encoding phosphoenolpyruvate carboxykinase (ATP), which gives rise to MVNEIEKLGLKDIKKINHNLSYDELFELEKAMNEGRVSSNGTFMVDTGIFTGRSPKDKYFVKQDPSQKYIAWGKVNQPISKELFDKLLAKAKAQLSGKEIFIQDAFCGASEKSKKSVRFVTEVAWQAHFVKNMFIRPSEAELAKFSPDFVVYNACKCKNEECKEQGLNSDVFVIFNVEENVAVIGGTWYGGEMKKGIFSMMNYWLPLEGKLSMHCSANVGKEGDTALFFGLSGTGKTTLSTDPNRKLIGDDEHGWDDEGIFNFEGGCYAKCINLDPSSEPEIYAAIKRDALLENVVADEAGVVDYKDGSKTENTRVSYPIYHIDNYEPSSAGGHPKNIIFLTADAFGVLPPVAKLTKEQAMYYFLSGYTAKVAGTERGITEPVATFSACFGEPFMPLHPTVYAKLLGEKIDKHNVSVYLVNTGWSGGAYGVGKRMSIKATRACINAILDGSIKKCEFENFEKFNLAIPKELAGVETKLLNPINTWENKDEYVATRDKLASMFEANFKRYEDVKEGVEYAKAGPKA
- a CDS encoding CAP domain-containing protein; translation: MKIYSVKRGLKFSLLACAFFFSGCDIFGGQGKDSALKSAKQPEFSFVPDSDAVAYLNEYRRGSGLSGLKPNQILSQAAKNHADYSAQNEYMGHDETAGRAKFSGATPADRALAVGYKSTLVLENIAYKSDFKEAVDGLFSAIYHRFAFLNLSVDEVGYALASKDKFNAFVFEMGNSRLNAFCAMGASDTGAGRFYTNVCADKNLKIKDAKFDNFTGAMKPYVKFPDATAVTPYFSGEIPDPFPECKITANPVSIEFNANAGEVKFKDFEIFKDGRKIQNLHIITSANDINSKFSSKQFAAFPREVFDFGAQYEAVFSYEQAGARNQSVQNAGSQVKQIKWSFKTKTPQNPYFDARDGDVLGVDADKTYEIFFRPKDCNDLMTRYSYKASGFMTPTVAQSGTNTLSVKLKGMAGDTLSIVAGGMSVKVRLKTSSPEAVRERRAFYVKAGLMIAGVIVVFALIGRKMRR
- a CDS encoding Type 1 glutamine amidotransferase-like domain-containing protein: MIEMFLCSYFAGAATLFEDFAEQNIRAKEVLFIPTAANVEEYRDYVDEAKEAFVKMGFEVQILDVSKASEDEAKAKIGAAQVLYVSGELVCVGESAGAMIAVPSVEYASAMDDAGDYGAGAQTGLDLVKFYPVSHYGEEPFVQSTAEILKAYDGKLNLAPINNAEAIAVHGDKFKILGR
- a CDS encoding tyrosine-type recombinase/integrase yields the protein MKNLEKNKNIYVQHGRFYIDCQRDGVRIRRATGLKKSPLAFDFVRKNYDLFLGSKSDIAEAKRRYRELEDLQTDRLLRKGEKDAGATKNSSEFSFDSVIDRLLAEKSFLKDKTRRLYVIMSHTITEFLSSNGIFYLADFERHHSVEFVKFCKDKGLKDSSISGYCSFFKMVFRYAVNNDIISKNPFFIPRFKQHLDELEDEKFPPFSLDEILELIKNADDELRLFLVVAFFTGARTGEILALTFGDLDFENRQIRINKTLSDVGIVDSPKTKSSNRTIDMLQIVYNELIKLDSSDKGQRIFRLSRSMMRLKFNDLQAKLGYNTRRLYDTRHSFASVMLSRGEEPMWVGCKMMGHKDLNETYRSYAKYLPKEVKQRAVFLNDVVI
- a CDS encoding type IV secretion system protein; this encodes MKKTLISIGAATALFFSSANAGGVPVIDVAAIAQAVVGYTQTLKDYAEQIRQYEQMVKDTLNFEKQMAELGVDMNSIYDILGDAQSMISQMQSIYDNVKNIPNDVMGDIARVQNACSFLENNSQFFGMTLGKTKSSIKSKVNRCTYALRDGANLSKSIDELTEQMNKAVDPIQRANYQAQINNIKNAEKFLQERDNIEKTNALLAFEDTFHSDDKTNPYSKAKMNDDLKQLSKQLSKSNNQKQAQALTNSILLKILENLQHQYELNINYTSTMATGKQLSESGSNKNLTEESFNQSVVEYKRNDAIFEPETKQLPKDELGLPKFVYFK
- a CDS encoding TrbM/KikA/MpfK family conjugal transfer protein, with amino-acid sequence MKKLVFSLIVGAIFAASGATAKETSAKDTATKASAPKEFGDVFTGDKKLACEAVLCLASATRPPECAPSLKKYYSITAKKAHKQAQKRKAFLDLCPR